In a single window of the Pseudobacteriovorax antillogorgiicola genome:
- a CDS encoding DUF2721 domain-containing protein: MSIFTKRFCKDLAWVPIKVVIFVSGGFSLGEESVTRHSWQGINLVSQESYMVTLHTEPGEIVDILSAAVAPVFLITGIVAIIAAMNARYNRVIDRTRTLLRDGPKLYGMALGADHMEHEFKTLYKRARMLRLMIISEIVAASMVVLTICSVFLSLSMEIPVGVLPIVFFLLGLFCMLAGLISFIGDFFMSLRVLEHDMRVRANIDVDAQ, from the coding sequence TTGAGTATCTTTACGAAGCGCTTTTGTAAGGACTTGGCCTGGGTTCCGATTAAAGTAGTAATTTTTGTCTCTGGGGGGTTTTCCTTAGGGGAAGAGTCTGTTACAAGACACTCATGGCAGGGTATAAACTTGGTCAGCCAGGAGAGCTATATGGTGACCCTTCACACAGAACCAGGCGAAATTGTCGATATATTATCCGCTGCTGTGGCACCGGTATTTCTCATTACAGGTATTGTCGCGATCATTGCTGCTATGAATGCACGCTATAATCGAGTGATCGATCGCACGCGAACGCTTCTCCGAGATGGACCGAAGCTTTATGGGATGGCCTTAGGTGCTGACCATATGGAGCACGAATTCAAAACCCTTTACAAGCGAGCCCGCATGCTGCGGCTGATGATCATATCCGAGATTGTTGCCGCATCCATGGTTGTTTTAACTATTTGCTCTGTGTTTCTCTCGTTGAGCATGGAGATTCCGGTCGGTGTACTGCCAATCGTCTTCTTTCTACTAGGCTTATTCTGTATGCTGGCAGGATTGATCTCTTTTATAGGCGACTTCTTTATGTCCTTGAGGGTCCTTGAGCATGATATGAGGGTGCGGGCGAACATTGATGTGGATGCCCAGTAG